A genomic segment from Nicotiana tabacum cultivar K326 chromosome 9, ASM71507v2, whole genome shotgun sequence encodes:
- the LOC142163959 gene encoding uncharacterized protein LOC142163959: MGFKCLRVTAYNAKKPLHILIDTRSTHNFINSELVQQLRCPVTTTCSQVVAAANGTGIKMDRACRLSWLLQGAEFEANFILLPMANYDVVLGVKWLVTLGDIKINFKKLTMEFFYKGRKHVLRGAGNQIKSANAGKIAKLSGNQSQLTMIQVIPCVEDRSMQWYSLETNSENSSSNPDLTVLLEKYPAVKKDIIEGLVKQMLDQGIIQPSSSPFASPVVLVGKKDDT; this comes from the exons ATGGGGTTCAAATGCTTGAGGGTTACTGCCTATAATGCCAAGAAACCTCTACACATTCTCATAGATACTAGGAGTACTCACAACTTCATCAATTCAGAATTGGTGCAACAACTAAGGTGTCCTGTGACAACTACCTGCTCTCAGGTAGTGGCTGCTGCAAATGGTACTGGCATAAAGATGGATAGGGCTTGCAGATTGTCTTGGCTATTGCAGGGTGCTGAGTTTGAAGCCAATTTTATATTATTACCTATGGCAAACTATGATGTGGTATTAGGTGTGAAATGGCTAGTTACTCTTGGAGATATCAAGATAAATTTCAAGAAGCTTACTATGGAATTCTTCTACAAGGGAAGAAAGCATGTGCTCAGAGGTGCTGGAAATCAAATCAAATCTGCCAATGCTGGGAAGATAGCTAAGTTGTCAGGTAATCAATCTCAACTTACAATGATTCAGGTTATTCCATGTGTTGAAGATAGGAGTATGCAGTGGTATTCTTTAGAGACTAATAGTGAAAATAGTAGCAGTAATCCTGATCTGACAGTATTGTTAGAAAA ATATCCTGCAGTAAAAAAGGATATTATTGAAGGTCTGGTGAAACAAATGTTGGACCAAGGCATAATTCAGCCTAGTAGCAGTCCATTTGCTTCTCCTGTAGTTTTGGTAGGCAAGAAGGATGATACTTGA